In Caldilineales bacterium, one genomic interval encodes:
- a CDS encoding MerR family transcriptional regulator has translation MSKSLTIGQIARQSRVPIETIRYYERRGLLPDPPRTESGYRLYGAESVSRLRFIKQAKALGFTLAETRELLALRVDAKTSCDEVRHRAEGKAADVAEKIRSLQAIQGALKDLIAACAQDGPKGECPFLASLEQHIQESRIKT, from the coding sequence ATGTCGAAATCGCTCACAATCGGGCAGATAGCCAGGCAGAGCAGGGTCCCCATCGAAACCATCCGCTATTACGAACGCCGGGGTTTGCTACCTGATCCGCCGCGCACCGAATCTGGCTATCGACTTTATGGCGCGGAAAGCGTGTCCCGCCTGCGCTTTATCAAGCAAGCAAAGGCCCTGGGTTTCACCCTGGCCGAGACCAGAGAACTGTTGGCATTGCGGGTGGACGCAAAAACCTCCTGTGACGAGGTGCGTCATCGGGCCGAGGGCAAGGCTGCGGATGTGGCCGAGAAGATCCGGTCGCTCCAGGCCATCCAGGGCGCACTGAAGGACCTGATCGCCGCCTGCGCACAGGACGGCCCTAAAGGTGAGTGTCCCTTCCTCGCATCCCTCGAACAACACATACAAGAAAGCAGGATCAAAACATGA
- a CDS encoding TVP38/TMEM64 family protein has protein sequence MVIWLMLLVTYWQYVRLNGITPLESVQRLVTFMGSSGAGMLVYVLVYMLRPVLFFPATLLTLAGGYLYGPFWGVAVVVVASNLSSLVAYTIGRFFGAGLLDQSADSGALQSYADRIRRNSFETVLIMRFIFLPYDLVSYFAGFLRIRWQGFLLATALGSIPGTISFVLFGASIEGTFGAELPRLNGSSLLVGALMLAVSLGLSRWFRRREAKRAVARSVVTTSVVPVRSDDFSRPGS, from the coding sequence ATGGTCATTTGGCTTATGCTGCTGGTCACATACTGGCAATACGTGCGTCTCAACGGCATCACGCCCCTGGAGTCGGTGCAGCGCCTGGTCACGTTCATGGGCAGCAGCGGCGCGGGGATGCTGGTCTATGTCCTGGTCTATATGCTGCGGCCGGTGTTGTTCTTCCCAGCCACGCTGTTGACGCTGGCCGGCGGCTATCTCTATGGCCCCTTTTGGGGTGTGGCCGTCGTGGTCGTGGCCAGCAACCTGTCCTCCCTGGTGGCCTACACCATCGGCCGCTTTTTCGGGGCCGGCCTGCTGGACCAGTCGGCCGATAGCGGCGCCCTGCAGTCCTACGCCGACCGCATACGCCGCAATAGCTTCGAGACGGTGCTGATCATGCGCTTCATCTTCCTGCCCTACGACCTGGTCAGCTACTTTGCCGGCTTTCTCCGCATCCGCTGGCAGGGTTTTCTGCTGGCGACAGCCCTGGGCAGCATTCCGGGCACCATCTCCTTTGTGCTGTTCGGTGCATCTATCGAAGGAACCTTCGGCGCCGAACTGCCGCGGCTGAACGGGTCGTCGCTGCTGGTGGGCGCCCTGATGCTCGCGGTGAGCCTGGGCCTGTCGCGTTGGTTCCGGCGCCGCGAGGCCAAACGCGCCGTCGCAAGGTCGGTAGTGACGACTTCAGTCGTCCCGGTTCGTAGTGACGACTTCAGTCGTCCCGGTTCGTAG
- the merF gene encoding mercury resistance system transport protein MerF encodes MNRTFLLKFGVIGTVIAALCCFTPILVVLFAAVGLSWAVGYLDYVLFPALFIFLGITLYAVWRSR; translated from the coding sequence ATGAATCGAACGTTTCTTCTGAAATTCGGCGTGATAGGCACAGTGATTGCCGCGCTCTGTTGCTTCACGCCAATTCTTGTCGTGCTATTTGCGGCTGTCGGTCTGAGTTGGGCTGTCGGCTATCTGGACTACGTGCTCTTCCCGGCGCTATTCATTTTTCTGGGTATCACTCTGTACGCCGTCTGGCGCAGCAGGTAG